The genomic stretch TCGGCCTGCACTTTCATGTCGTTAATAAATTGGCCATTTGGCCTGATCATATCGGTACGTTCATTCTGATCATCGCTCTCGGCTTTCTTCTTCGCTACCAAAAGACAGGGAACGGCTTATTCCAGGGACTGTTATTCCTGCTGCTGTCCATTCTTCTGCTTTTCTACGATAAAGTCATTTCCTGGTTCGGGATTCTGGAGAATAAAGTCGACGTTGCCTGGAATCTGTGGCCAGTGCTTTTGATTATTATTGGCATTTACCTTATATTTATCAAAAGAAAGTAAAAATCTCCATGCCGTCATAGGCATGGAGATTTTTCTTTATAGTACAGATTCTATAAACTCTCTTGTCCGCTGTTCTTTTGGATTTGCAAACATTTCATCCGGATGGCCCACTTCGACGATTTTTCCGTCATGCATATAAACGACCCAATCCGCCACTTCCCTCGCAAATCCCATTTCATGAGTCACGACGATCATGGTCATTCCTTCTTCAGCAAGCTCTTTCATCGTAGCAAGTACTTCTCCGACAAGCTCCGGATCAAGTGCAGACGTCGGTTCATCGAAAAGCATGATATCTGGCTTCATGGCAAGCGCCCTTGCAATGGCTACACGCTGCTTCTGGCCACCTGATAATTTGGAAGGGTAGACATTCTCCTTGTCAGCCAATCCTACTTTTTTCAATAGGCTCCTTGCTTCCTCCAACGCCTGGCTCTTCGGTATTTTCCTCACATGGATCGGCGCTTCCATGATATTTTCGATGACGCTTTTGTGGGGAAATAAGTGAAAGTGCTGGAACACCATTCCTACTTTTTGACGGATCTTATTGATATCATGCGTTTCCTGTTCGACTTGTTCGCCTTCAAAGATAATCTTTCCGTTATCCTTCACTTCCAAAAAATTGAGGCAGCGCAGCAAGGTGCTTTTTCCTGAACCACTTGCTCCAATTAAACAGACAACATCACTTTCTTTAACGGATATATCGATGCCCTTCAAGACATGTAAATCACCAAACGATTTATTTAGTTTTTCTACTTTAATCATTTCCTGTTCAGTCATTTTTCCATTCCTCCATTCCTCTTGAAACCTTCATTCCGATCAGTCTCCTACAGACATTTTTCGTTCTGCCACCTTGACGGCCATAGAAAATACAAATACAAGAACGAGATAGTAGACTGCTACAATCAATAGATAGGTCATGTAGTCGAAATTATTGGAGCCCAACGTTGTCGCAACGCTGAATAATTCGTACATTCCAATGAAAGATGCCAGTGAAGAGTCCTTCAAGGCAATGATGAATTGGTTTCCGAGTGGAGGCAGCGCTCTTCGGAATGCCTGCGGCAATACAACTCTGCGCATGGTCAATCCTCTTGACATCCCTAATGAACGTCCGGCTTCCATTTGCCCCTTATCGATGGACTGGATGGCTCCGCGGAAAATTTCTGCAATATATGCCCCGTTATGAAAAGCAAGTCCGATCACAACAGACCAGAAGCTTGAAATATTCAATGAGGTAAGTCCGTAGTAAATAACAAAGATTTGTACAACAAGCGGAGTGCCGCGTACGACGAAGATATAAAGATCCGCTAAAATTTCAAGCGGTTTGATTTTGGAGATTTTCAGAAATGCAAAAAACAATCCGATAAAAATAGCTATGAATACCGATATGACGGTTAATTCAAACGTAAGCTTCATACCTCTTAAAAATATGTCGTAAGTGTCTGCAAAAGCATTTAAAAAGTGCACTTATTAATCCCCTCCCAATTACTAAATAAAAAGCGCGAATGCACCGCAAAGCACATTCGCCCTTCATAAACTGTGTTTACTTTTTGTCCGGGTTCTCAGTGATGTCTTCGCCAAAGTATTTTTCGCTGATTTTCTTTAATGTTCC from Falsibacillus pallidus encodes the following:
- a CDS encoding amino acid ABC transporter permease yields the protein MHFLNAFADTYDIFLRGMKLTFELTVISVFIAIFIGLFFAFLKISKIKPLEILADLYIFVVRGTPLVVQIFVIYYGLTSLNISSFWSVVIGLAFHNGAYIAEIFRGAIQSIDKGQMEAGRSLGMSRGLTMRRVVLPQAFRRALPPLGNQFIIALKDSSLASFIGMYELFSVATTLGSNNFDYMTYLLIVAVYYLVLVFVFSMAVKVAERKMSVGD
- a CDS encoding amino acid ABC transporter ATP-binding protein codes for the protein MTEQEMIKVEKLNKSFGDLHVLKGIDISVKESDVVCLIGASGSGKSTLLRCLNFLEVKDNGKIIFEGEQVEQETHDINKIRQKVGMVFQHFHLFPHKSVIENIMEAPIHVRKIPKSQALEEARSLLKKVGLADKENVYPSKLSGGQKQRVAIARALAMKPDIMLFDEPTSALDPELVGEVLATMKELAEEGMTMIVVTHEMGFAREVADWVVYMHDGKIVEVGHPDEMFANPKEQRTREFIESVL
- a CDS encoding LiaI-LiaF-like domain-containing protein gives rise to the protein MKKNQKIFPGIILIGFGLYFYMQQADIVIFKEVYTWPTLLIIVGVAFLGQGYWANEYEAILPGVILVGFGLHFHVVNKLAIWPDHIGTFILIIALGFLLRYQKTGNGLFQGLLFLLLSILLLFYDKVISWFGILENKVDVAWNLWPVLLIIIGIYLIFIKRK